The Coregonus clupeaformis isolate EN_2021a unplaced genomic scaffold, ASM2061545v1 scaf2833, whole genome shotgun sequence sequence TTATTAGCAAGCTGGATACAGTCAAGAAACAATATGGGTGTTTGCGACACATTGGGGGATGGGGTGACCTCCATACATTGTAACATGCTTTGAGACCTAGAGAgaaaaaatactataaaataaaaCGTATTATCTGTATTTACCTCCACACATTGTGTGGGCATGCTGGCGGGCTTGTCAAAGATCTGGAACTGGTACCAGCCTGGTATGAGGGAATGGTCACAGATGAAGTCCTGGAGGGCTGACTGCTGTAGGCTGCGGGAGCTGAAACTGGTGCTGCGGTATGGGTTCTGGAGCAGAGAGTGACCCCCCGGAGCACATTCTGGGGGCAGCACTGAGGATAGACACAAGCAATCAAATATAGCATAAACATGAGTGAATAAGGTGTTGCTGTGTTTTCACTCAAAGCATGTACACGCGCACGCATATGCACACAAGTTACCGATGCCAAGTtaccccctcaacacacacacaatcaactgAGTTAGAAATGAAACACTATGTCAATACTATGTTGCAACCATGTAATAACTAGGCCTAGCCTAATCATAACAACTGTAAAATAGGAGTTATGGGATTATGAGACAAATGAATGTTGGAAATATATTGATCTTGGTGATCTTGTTTGTACTTTTGTGCAAAAAAACGACAGTTAACAAAACAATGATTTTCTGGAGATGGAAAGTCTAGGAGTTGTGACTAGAGGTAGTACAGCTACAACCAGACGTTAcatttcgtagcaggttaggagagcattttagctaaccctaaccctaaccgttttcctaaccttaacctaagtctcctaacctgccacgttaattatcctaacctgctgcataaattatactaacctgctacgaaaaagtcactTCTGGTCGTAGTTGTACTCCCTCTAGTCAGAACCAAGTAAAAAATGGTGACATCATAGAGTGACACTGATATTCTAGGTGCATCAATCAAACAATTACTTGACAAAACAACGAAGTATTTTCAAAAAATATTATGTTAAAATAtctaaaataacaaaaataactgTTTATAACTATGGAGGACCCTTTCCAGAGTAACGCCTTCACACCTGACTCAACACAAGGTAAGTATTTTCTGTTCAATTACAATTCAGAGCTCTCAAAACTGGCTGTTAGCTTTTAAGCTCTctaactacattttacatttttacattttagtcatttagcagacgctcttatccagagcgacttacagttagtgagtgcatacattttttttataaaaaaaactatcTATGCTTTATTCTAAAGTTGGCATGAAATTATCATTTTGGATGACAGAAATTAACAAGGCAAAGGCATAATGACTTTACAAATGCATTCATtcataataaactgtacaaaaTATTTTGTGAATAAAAAAATGATAATTTGGTTTCCTTTCAGGAAACAGCTTGCTGGCAGGACAGATAACTCTGGTCATAGATCACAGCACAAACCCTCCGGTTGTAACAGCCCATTTCCAGCAGTCTCCCAATCATCCCAATCTCCCACATCACTATCTTCATCATCACCATCAACCCATTCCTTCTCATCCTCAAACCCATCAACATGCTATCTATGGCACATTGTTGTCTACCAAAGGTCAGCCCCCTCAGCCACCACCAGTGCCACAAATCTGGGCAGTATGCCCCCCACCAGGGTACATATATGTGGCTGCACCAGCACCAGCACCTGCAACCAACATTACCATGGCACCTATTGACACAACACTGAACACTGGCAATCCAGCTGTCCCATTGGAGGAGGCTACTAAAAATAAAGAGGAGGAAGCAGAGCAGGGAAGAGGGGAGACAACAAAGAAGACAGCCATCTTTGGAGAGGTTGGTGACAGTAGTGATGGCGTGAACAGTGAAAAGACAGAAGGTGAAAAGAGGGATGGTGAAGGTGTAGAGGAGAGTAATCCTAGTCCAGTGAAGTGTGCTGTGAAGGAGGTGGTTCAATGTGCAAGGAGAGATGCTGCAGATGGAGGTGGGGACAGAACAGGTTCAGACATTTCATCTGCCAGGAAGCAGAAAGGTAGCGTTAAGGGGGCTAAATTAGAGGCGGGGCCTACCCCAAAGGCTCCCCGACCACCCCAACCTCCAAGGAGCCGTCTGGGTCATCAGATGATGCAGTCTGTTCAGGTCTTCCACAAACTCGGGGTCAAAGCTCAGACGTCCAATCAGTCCAACCAGTCCATTCCCAATGAACAAATGACAGAAGAAAAAGTCATTTTGATGGACCAGGAACTGCTAGACTTTGAGACGATTCATGTTACCGTAGCAAACTGTAACtcctcagtggtggaaaaaagaaTACGAGATGATGTAGATACTATTGGGGCATCCCAAGCTGAACATCCTTCGTCTGCAAAACCAACTGTCTTTGACAACCCAATAACACTTGACAACCTTTCACAGAAGTCTGCTAGCTGCACAACCAAGTTTGTCTCCCCATTCTGTCAGAGTAGGCAACCAACTTCATTAGGGGGAACAATCCATAGCGACCCCACACACTCCCAACCCTTCGCACCACCCACTACCCAAAACCACACCCTGTTCAAAGCCCCCAACCCTCACCTAAGGAGAAGGTACCGTGGTTCTCGCCATCAGTTTCCCTCATTACCCAACACGTACCATCACCCAACCCCTCCTGGGCAGCATGGGAGGTTACCCCCCCCTGATTCCCTCTACTTCCCCAGCCCGTGGCAGGCCTCGGTGCCCATCTCTCTGtggcagagggaggagagggaggacatgAAGAGGAAGACCCAGCAGCAGAGAGAAAGGGTGTCCCGGATCACCAA is a genomic window containing:
- the LOC121560988 gene encoding uncharacterized protein C2orf78 homolog, which produces MEDPFQSNAFTPDSTQGNSLLAGQITLVIDHSTNPPVVTAHFQQSPNHPNLPHHYLHHHHQPIPSHPQTHQHAIYGTLLSTKGQPPQPPPVPQIWAVCPPPGYIYVAAPAPAPATNITMAPIDTTLNTGNPAVPLEEATKNKEEEAEQGRGETTKKTAIFGEVGDSSDGVNSEKTEGEKRDGEGVEESNPSPVKCAVKEVVQCARRDAADGGGDRTGSDISSARKQKGSVKGAKLEAGPTPKAPRPPQPPRSRLGHQMMQSVQVFHKLGVKAQTSNQSNQSIPNEQMTEEKVILMDQELLDFETIHVTVANCNSSVVEKRIRDDVDTIGASQAEHPSSAKPTVFDNPITLDNLSQKSASCTTKFVSPFCQSRQPTSLGGTIHSDPTHSQPFAPPTTQNHTLFKAPNPHLRRRYRGSRHQFPSLPNTYHHPTPPGQHGRLPPPDSLYFPSPWQASVPISLWQREEREDMKRKTQQQRERVSRITKQGWDHNVFINREQYTLENYLSSPTVPILKGTMSAWKKLMEIWNK